A genome region from Bombilactobacillus bombi includes the following:
- the rsgA gene encoding ribosome small subunit-dependent GTPase A, translated as MQTGKIIKSNSGFYDVQTANQEIIRTRARGNFRQKKIKPIVGDWVEFENDYLLKIKPRKNEVVRPLIANVDQALVVITAVEPQFSTNLLDRFLVVLTAQKIKPLIYLSKIDLAPKQQQTQLIEQLKYYQSCGYQVFISNEVKQNPQSLIAALDNKETVLAGQTGAGKSTLLNHLIPNLNLETGSISTSLNRGKHTTRMVTLYPFHKGLIADTPGFSSLTLQNITRENLPQLFPDFVSLKDKCKYRSCVHLNEPDCAIKQAVDSGKIMNSRYLNYCQFQAEIAQERPVYLKTDKRSKKK; from the coding sequence ATGCAAACAGGAAAAATAATTAAATCCAACAGTGGTTTTTATGATGTTCAAACTGCTAATCAAGAAATTATTCGTACGCGAGCGCGGGGTAATTTTCGTCAAAAGAAAATTAAACCGATTGTAGGTGATTGGGTTGAGTTCGAAAATGATTATCTTTTAAAAATCAAACCCCGCAAAAACGAAGTGGTACGTCCCTTAATCGCGAATGTTGATCAAGCTTTAGTAGTTATAACTGCTGTTGAACCGCAATTTTCTACTAATTTATTAGATCGGTTTTTGGTAGTTTTAACTGCCCAAAAAATTAAACCGCTAATTTATCTCAGTAAGATAGATTTAGCCCCAAAGCAACAGCAAACACAGCTTATAGAACAATTAAAATATTATCAAAGTTGTGGTTATCAAGTTTTTATATCCAACGAAGTTAAACAAAATCCTCAATCATTGATTGCCGCCTTAGATAATAAAGAGACCGTTTTGGCTGGACAAACAGGTGCTGGCAAATCAACATTATTAAATCACTTAATTCCCAATCTTAATTTAGAGACAGGCAGTATTTCTACTAGCTTAAATCGTGGTAAACACACTACCAGAATGGTTACATTATATCCGTTTCATAAGGGCCTTATTGCTGATACACCTGGATTTTCTTCGCTTACTTTGCAAAACATTACGCGCGAAAACTTGCCACAATTATTTCCAGATTTTGTTTCCTTAAAAGATAAGTGTAAATATCGAAGCTGTGTCCATTTAAATGAACCTGATTGTGCCATCAAGCAAGCTGTTGACAGTGGTAAAATAATGAACAGCCGATATCTGAATTATTGTCAATTTCAAGCAGAAATTGCTCAAGAACGTCCAGTATATTTAAAAACTGATAAAAGGAGTAAAAAAAAATAA
- the rpe gene encoding ribulose-phosphate 3-epimerase, translated as MANQTLIAPSILSADRLNLQRDIQAADAAGADLFHIDLMDGVFVPNLTFGPDFIKSINQITQVPLDAHLMVSTPENYLDSVVAAGADLINVHVESTKHIYRVVQRIQELNVRAGVVLNPGTSIASIEPLLHIVDNILVMTVNPGFGGQVFIAEMIDKVSQLAKLRTAHSDYTYSIEVDGGVNEQTIKLCQQVGANVFVAGSYVFGHDITQRINNLKQALINENS; from the coding sequence ATGGCTAATCAAACTTTAATTGCCCCCTCAATTTTAAGTGCGGATCGGTTAAATTTGCAGCGGGATATTCAAGCGGCCGATGCAGCCGGAGCTGATTTATTTCATATTGACTTAATGGATGGTGTTTTTGTTCCTAATTTAACTTTTGGTCCAGATTTTATTAAGTCAATTAATCAAATCACACAAGTACCCCTAGATGCGCATTTGATGGTGTCAACTCCAGAGAACTATTTGGATAGTGTAGTGGCCGCAGGAGCCGATTTAATTAATGTTCATGTCGAAAGTACAAAGCACATTTATCGTGTTGTGCAACGTATTCAAGAATTGAATGTGCGTGCGGGTGTAGTTTTAAATCCGGGAACTAGCATTGCCAGTATCGAACCATTGTTGCATATTGTTGATAATATTTTGGTGATGACTGTGAATCCTGGCTTTGGCGGGCAAGTATTTATTGCAGAAATGATAGATAAAGTTAGTCAATTAGCAAAATTACGGACAGCTCATAGTGATTATACGTACAGTATTGAAGTTGATGGCGGAGTAAATGAGCAGACAATTAAGTTATGCCAGCAAGTAGGTGCTAATGTTTTTGTAGCGGGTTCGTATGTATTTGGTCATGATATTACTCAGAGAATTAATAATTTAAAGCAGGCGTTAATCAATGAAAACAGTTAA
- a CDS encoding thiamine diphosphokinase: MKTVNLLLGSTSNLPDLTAISGPWVGVDHGTSILLQNHITPIISVGDFDSLNVTERQQMESQVNDIRYSNPIKDYTDSQMGLQIALQDLQAEQVNIYGAIGGRIDHELVNIFLPLDLTLGSNIHKIRLIDRQNIIEYFTPGNYEIKYLPNMKYLGFFNLTAVKQLEIKDAKYKLPATDFLRPVSLASNEFVQPTVHFSFADGVVAVIQSKDIKQ, from the coding sequence ATGAAAACAGTTAATCTTTTACTAGGCTCTACCAGTAATTTACCTGATTTAACGGCAATCTCTGGCCCGTGGGTTGGTGTTGATCATGGTACTTCTATTTTGTTGCAAAATCATATTACTCCAATAATTAGTGTAGGAGACTTTGATTCTTTGAATGTAACTGAACGCCAACAAATGGAATCACAAGTTAATGATATTCGTTATTCTAATCCCATTAAGGATTACACCGATTCACAAATGGGTTTACAAATAGCTCTGCAAGATTTGCAGGCCGAACAAGTCAATATTTATGGTGCTATTGGTGGGCGGATAGATCATGAATTAGTGAATATCTTTTTACCATTAGATTTAACTCTGGGAAGTAATATTCATAAAATTCGATTGATTGATCGACAAAATATAATTGAATATTTTACTCCTGGTAATTATGAAATTAAATATTTACCCAATATGAAATACTTAGGCTTTTTTAATTTAACTGCAGTTAAACAATTAGAAATTAAAGATGCTAAATATAAGTTACCGGCTACTGACTTTTTACGCCCAGTTTCTTTGGCCAGCAATGAATTTGTTCAGCCAACTGTCCATTTTAGTTTT